A window from Engraulis encrasicolus isolate BLACKSEA-1 chromosome 13, IST_EnEncr_1.0, whole genome shotgun sequence encodes these proteins:
- the LOC134460563 gene encoding LOW QUALITY PROTEIN: zinc finger BED domain-containing protein 5-like (The sequence of the model RefSeq protein was modified relative to this genomic sequence to represent the inferred CDS: deleted 1 base in 1 codon), giving the protein MPGFVVRVFFDGTVHEDFLFCRPLTTRTRGEDIFNLVNNFMTTHDIDWEKCVGICTDGAKAMTGHYTGLVAHIKKVCPSVQWLHCSVHREALAAKNMPADLLSVLNDAVKLVNFIKARPLNLRLFTFLCNEIGSEHKALLLHTEVRWLSRGKVLTRLFELRHELQVFFESNPFVLSSKLHNEDFLTKLAYLADIFSTLNELNLGLQGVSVTVFNTQEKVEAMIKKLRFWATCVSGNTLLCFPTLHDFLGENEVVLGEETKRIVIEHLNHLAEELRKYFPPMDTQPWIRNPFDVSIPVPHLKFHQQEQLIELSSDGALQQLLKRKPLVDFWAALLRSYEDLAKLALKSLMPFATTYLCETGFSALTAVKTKYRQRLGDVEKDLRLKLSSDYSEE; this is encoded by the exons atgcctggtttcgtggtgagggttttttttgatGGGACGGTGCACGAAGATTTTTTGTTTTGCCGTCCCCTGACTACCCGTACCAGAGGAGAGGACATCTTCAACCTGGTTAACAACTTCATGACCACTCACGACATTGATTGGGAAAAGTGCGTGGGGATATGCACTGATGGGGCGAAAGCGATGACGGGCCACTACACCGGTCTTGTGGCCCATATCAAAAAGGTGTGCCCATCCGTCCAGTGGCTACACTGCAGTGTCCATCGCGAGGCCCTAGCAGCCAAGAACATGCCAGCCGATCTGCTGTCTGTGCTAAATGACGCCGTGAAGCTGGTGAATTTCATCAAGGCTCGCCCGCTGAAT TTGAGGCTCTTCACGTTTCTGTGCAATGAGATTGGCAGCGAGCACAAGGCATTGCTGCTGCACACAGAAGTGCGCTGGTTGTCCCGTGGCAAAGTGCTCACAAGGCTCTTCGAGCTCCGACACGAGCTGCAGGTGTTTTTCGAGAGCAACCCCTTTGTTTTGTCTTCTAAGCTGCACAATGAAGACTTTCTGACGAAGCTCGCCTACCTGGCTGACATTTTTTCCACTCTAAATGAACTGAATCTTGGCCTCCAGGGagtcagtgtgacagtatttaACACTCAAGAGAAAGTCGAGGCAATGATCAAGAAGCTGCGGTTCTGGGCTACCTGTGTGAGTGGGAACACACTCCTGTGTTTCCCTACACTTCACGACTTCTTGGGGGAAAACGAAGTGGTTCTGGGCGAAGAAACGAAACGCATCGTAATTGAACACCTCAACCACCTCGCGGAGGAGCTACGAAAGTACTTCCCACCCATGGATACTCAACCCTGGATTCGTAATCCATTTGACGTTTCCATCCCTGTCCCGCACCTGAAGTTTCACCAACAGGAACAGCTCATTGAACTGTCAAGTGATGGAGCGCTACAGCAGCTGTTAAAACGAAAGCCGCTGGTGGACTTCTGGGCTGCGTTATTGCGCTCCTACGAAGACCTGGCGAAACTGGCGCTGAAGAGTTTGATGCCCTTTGCGACGACTTATCTTTGCGAGACCGGATTCTCTGCTTTGACAGCTGTCAAAACTAAATATAGGCAAAGACTGGGGGATGTGGAGAAAGATTTGAGGCTCAAGTTGTCCTCGGATTACTCCGAAGAGTAA